One window of Phycisphaeraceae bacterium genomic DNA carries:
- a CDS encoding type II secretion system protein, with amino-acid sequence MPTATPAQHHDHAINDPPTRRGFALVEFMIVTIATLLVAATLLIWLGDTRRNARLEQDLASLRHYGMGTMSYAADNSDLFWGLTWKVGNTPGADPDLTNAGSDLQAQADQAVQILRNRANRPEITRITGWIPNILFSHLVFTDYMGSPLADHAAVSSGDQNRILWRNDPAGHDAGLYSPRAFAGETATNNDKRWPYSASWRLSIGFIDQGTSPTQRLKWGAHNSYFVPSGVDLRAPRMSDVRYPAQKAMLFDEFSRHHGERQAFYGYAEARVPVLAADGTVNVRTNGEGNIGWDPNSPTIRGESVSWYTFAMSLHPRNRWYPDPLNGQLTDPNMTDRLMWTRGGILGRDFDGPEINTGQW; translated from the coding sequence GTGCCAACCGCCACGCCCGCTCAACACCACGATCATGCCATCAATGACCCGCCGACCCGCCGCGGCTTCGCGCTCGTCGAATTCATGATCGTCACCATCGCGACGCTCCTCGTTGCCGCAACGCTGCTGATCTGGCTCGGCGATACCCGCCGGAACGCACGCCTGGAGCAAGACCTCGCGAGTCTTCGCCACTACGGCATGGGAACGATGTCCTATGCCGCGGACAACTCGGATCTGTTCTGGGGGCTCACATGGAAGGTGGGTAATACGCCCGGCGCGGATCCGGATCTCACGAATGCCGGCTCTGACCTTCAAGCCCAAGCCGACCAAGCGGTGCAGATTCTGCGCAATCGTGCCAATCGTCCTGAGATCACGCGGATCACGGGTTGGATTCCCAACATTCTCTTTTCACACCTCGTCTTCACGGACTACATGGGCTCTCCATTGGCCGACCATGCCGCGGTGAGTTCCGGCGATCAGAATCGCATCCTCTGGCGGAATGACCCTGCGGGGCACGATGCGGGCTTGTATTCGCCGCGGGCGTTCGCGGGCGAGACCGCCACGAACAACGACAAACGCTGGCCGTATTCGGCGTCGTGGCGCCTCAGCATTGGCTTCATTGACCAGGGCACATCACCGACGCAGCGTCTGAAATGGGGCGCACACAACTCCTACTTTGTGCCGTCAGGCGTGGACCTCCGCGCACCCCGCATGTCCGATGTCCGCTATCCCGCCCAGAAGGCCATGCTCTTTGACGAGTTCTCTCGCCATCACGGCGAGCGTCAGGCCTTCTACGGCTACGCCGAGGCCAGAGTGCCCGTGCTTGCCGCAGATGGAACCGTCAACGTCCGCACCAACGGCGAAGGCAACATCGGCTGGGACCCGAACAGTCCAACGATCAGGGGCGAATCGGTCAGTTGGTACACCTTCGCGATGAGTCTGCACCCCCGGAATCGCTGGTATCCCGATCCTCTCAACGGTCAGTTGACAGACCCGAACATGACCGACCGGCTGATGTGGACCCGCGGCGGCATCCTCGGGCGAGATTTCGACGGGCCGGAGATCAACACCGGGCAGTGGTGA
- a CDS encoding ankyrin repeat domain-containing protein has product MNAWVAPNSEYPPPKAGEPPLHRAARLGDGDTIRRLVEEGADLNMLFDIGLDPGACPHLATPLMVAAGSGDGASSATVSLLLELGADPRLIAGNRSAATFACAGLGWNYKPGGDGERLRLLLEAGSPLPPGPGASNRLLCDTAASGDADRLGVLLSRGLDARGYFDPEEAKQRYHAMMRDMAEYHAGQPDVFESIPEELRASVAETMRKSEEQRAEQETSAPSSFEIPLFRAAESGNAECLKLLLDAGADPKTRDNSKRTAMYYTSSVGVIRELMKAGLPLEDSDEFGWSPLCNALSDGEEPLPRVRALIEAGADVNATHDHGYTIFMSAVGSGRVPDVLRLLVASGADPHAASDRGYNAYHAAIDVNGEANAEESVRDTLSYLKQLGVNIEHRNKAGQTPLARAIQEGTGIEVRILCELGADPNAVCPKHECGSEECARVDVPLLFHAADGIGVHKDVKTEALLRAGADPLIKDPEGHIALVRVVASLCSDAADYGESFKSFFKGLGELRLEGKPMPKTREEFVTAAMPAFRSYVESFAADIPVSDEWKYSGEWRAEKVTCIVLLCAYEGWSRHEHLRRVSP; this is encoded by the coding sequence ATGAACGCCTGGGTTGCTCCCAACAGCGAATATCCGCCACCGAAGGCGGGGGAACCGCCGCTCCACCGCGCGGCTCGGTTGGGTGACGGTGACACAATTCGTCGGCTCGTTGAGGAGGGCGCAGACCTCAACATGCTCTTCGACATCGGGCTTGATCCCGGTGCTTGCCCGCACCTCGCGACGCCGCTCATGGTGGCGGCAGGATCGGGCGACGGAGCATCCTCTGCCACTGTGTCGCTGCTGCTCGAATTGGGTGCGGACCCGAGACTCATCGCGGGAAACAGGTCTGCCGCCACGTTCGCCTGTGCGGGGCTGGGGTGGAACTACAAGCCGGGTGGCGATGGCGAGCGGCTGCGACTTCTCTTGGAAGCAGGCAGCCCCTTGCCCCCTGGCCCGGGAGCGTCCAACCGCCTCCTTTGCGACACAGCGGCGTCGGGAGATGCCGATCGGTTGGGGGTGCTGCTCTCGCGCGGTCTCGATGCGAGGGGGTACTTTGATCCTGAAGAAGCGAAGCAGCGGTATCACGCGATGATGAGGGATATGGCCGAGTATCACGCTGGTCAGCCCGATGTATTCGAGTCCATACCGGAGGAGCTTCGTGCCTCGGTGGCCGAGACCATGCGGAAGAGTGAAGAACAGAGGGCCGAGCAGGAAACCTCTGCTCCCTCATCCTTCGAGATTCCACTGTTCCGTGCCGCAGAGTCCGGAAACGCCGAGTGCCTCAAGTTGCTGCTCGATGCGGGAGCCGACCCCAAGACACGCGACAACTCGAAGCGCACTGCCATGTACTACACGAGCTCCGTCGGCGTGATCCGGGAGCTCATGAAGGCGGGACTCCCTTTGGAGGACTCTGACGAGTTTGGGTGGTCGCCGCTCTGCAATGCACTGAGTGACGGCGAGGAGCCGCTGCCACGCGTGCGTGCGCTGATCGAAGCGGGTGCGGACGTCAACGCGACGCACGACCACGGCTACACGATCTTCATGTCGGCGGTCGGATCGGGCAGGGTGCCCGATGTTCTCCGGCTCCTTGTGGCTTCCGGCGCGGACCCGCACGCGGCCTCCGACCGGGGGTACAACGCCTATCACGCTGCTATCGATGTCAACGGCGAAGCGAACGCCGAGGAATCCGTGCGCGATACGCTGTCATATCTCAAACAGCTTGGCGTGAACATCGAACACCGAAACAAGGCCGGCCAGACACCGCTGGCCCGCGCCATCCAGGAGGGCACGGGCATTGAGGTCAGGATTCTTTGCGAGCTCGGCGCGGATCCCAACGCCGTATGCCCCAAGCACGAGTGCGGCAGCGAAGAGTGCGCGCGGGTTGACGTGCCGCTGCTGTTCCATGCCGCCGATGGCATTGGTGTGCACAAGGACGTGAAAACGGAGGCGCTGCTCAGAGCCGGCGCCGACCCACTCATCAAGGATCCGGAGGGGCACATCGCGTTGGTGCGCGTTGTTGCATCGCTGTGCTCGGACGCGGCGGACTATGGCGAGTCCTTCAAGTCATTCTTCAAGGGGCTGGGCGAGCTTCGTCTCGAGGGGAAGCCGATGCCGAAGACTCGTGAGGAGTTCGTGACCGCGGCGATGCCTGCTTTCCGTAGTTATGTTGAGAGCTTTGCCGCCGACATTCCGGTCTCGGATGAGTGGAAGTATTCCGGGGAATGGCGGGCCGAGAAGGTCACGTGCATCGTGCTGCTGTGTGCGTATGAGGGATGGTCGCGTCACGAGCACCTGCGTCGTGTCTCTCCTTGA
- a CDS encoding serine/threonine protein kinase — translation MDPDRARRAHAILTAALGVSRAEREQMVVAACEGDPALESKVRKLLAASDMSTGFLDRPALTSHSDIAARVPDAVGSYLVVGVLGAGGMATVYEAVQENPHRRVALKVMHQSMTNTDAYLRFRIETETLARLRHPGIAQIYEAGTAQLGLPTPSPFFAMELVPEASTITEHARSRNLSLRDRVAMFASVCDAVLHGHQHGVIHRDIKPGNILVGPDGVPKVIDFGIARTTGAASGPNPGITAQTRSTSLLGTLNSMSPEQCASPDSIDVRSDVYSLGVVLYELVTDRLPHDLSKRSIPEAIRIITQEPVPDAGKFRPEARGDLSAIIAKALEKDRENRYVGAAALAADLRRWLAFEPIEARPATAAELIRKFIRRNPPLAGAIGFAAIALIAGTAVSARFAYVATKARDQALQREQELEAITEFQGSLLRGIDVADMGDRLRASLAERVAELARLSPESDPSSQPPHDALTAFARLTDPVNFTSIAVRSLRESILARYAASIDTQFAAQPHTRARLLQQLAETMNTLGLYNDAEPTLRTALELRRETFGENHPDTLQSLHALGSLLSTLGRNDEAVEILKDAHARRAALFGRDHQLTLRTGTSLGGAYRRLGNLDEAHRVWSETLRSQRIVLGDDHPDTLRTLNNVGIVLAMQNRPEDAEACWRELLERRRRTLGEDHPEYRSAMSNLGVLLQDQGKFSEARELMEHALASDRRTYGDTHKHTLVAIAQLASLLIASGDLPGAETLQRECYAGRVATLGPEHPDTLRALASLGAILNARGDKAQAIEHIARAHDLQRSTLGESHPDTIESANLLAGITNAPADAPSEPQATPSG, via the coding sequence ATGGACCCTGATCGCGCCAGACGCGCCCACGCCATTCTGACCGCCGCACTCGGCGTCTCTCGCGCAGAGCGTGAGCAGATGGTCGTCGCAGCGTGCGAAGGCGATCCCGCGCTGGAATCAAAGGTTCGCAAGCTCCTGGCCGCCTCAGACATGAGCACGGGCTTCCTGGATAGGCCCGCCCTCACCTCGCACAGCGACATCGCCGCCCGTGTGCCCGACGCCGTCGGCAGCTACCTCGTCGTGGGCGTTCTGGGTGCAGGCGGCATGGCAACCGTCTACGAAGCCGTCCAGGAGAACCCGCACCGGCGCGTCGCGCTCAAGGTCATGCACCAGAGCATGACGAACACCGACGCCTACCTGCGCTTCCGCATCGAGACCGAGACGCTCGCTCGCCTGCGTCACCCCGGCATCGCTCAGATCTACGAGGCAGGCACCGCTCAACTCGGCCTACCCACGCCCTCCCCGTTCTTCGCGATGGAACTGGTTCCCGAGGCCTCAACCATCACCGAGCACGCCCGAAGCCGGAATCTCTCGCTCCGCGATCGTGTGGCCATGTTCGCCTCGGTCTGCGACGCGGTGCTTCACGGTCACCAGCACGGCGTCATCCATCGCGACATCAAGCCCGGCAACATCCTCGTCGGCCCCGACGGAGTCCCGAAGGTCATCGACTTCGGCATCGCACGCACGACCGGAGCCGCTTCCGGTCCAAACCCCGGCATCACCGCTCAGACACGCAGCACCAGTCTGCTCGGCACGCTGAACTCCATGAGTCCCGAGCAGTGCGCTTCTCCAGACAGCATCGACGTCCGCTCAGATGTCTACTCACTCGGCGTCGTCCTCTACGAACTTGTCACAGATCGGCTGCCCCACGATCTCTCGAAGCGATCAATCCCAGAGGCCATCCGAATCATCACCCAGGAGCCCGTCCCCGACGCAGGGAAGTTCCGCCCCGAAGCCAGGGGCGATCTCTCCGCCATCATCGCAAAGGCATTGGAGAAAGATCGCGAGAACAGATACGTCGGAGCCGCGGCACTCGCCGCAGATCTCCGCCGCTGGCTCGCCTTCGAGCCCATCGAAGCCCGCCCCGCCACCGCTGCCGAACTGATCCGGAAGTTCATCCGCCGCAATCCGCCTCTCGCCGGCGCCATCGGATTCGCCGCGATCGCGCTCATCGCAGGCACCGCCGTCTCCGCACGCTTCGCATACGTCGCAACCAAGGCCCGAGACCAGGCCCTGCAGCGAGAGCAGGAACTCGAAGCGATTACTGAGTTCCAGGGCTCGCTCCTCCGCGGCATCGACGTCGCAGACATGGGCGACCGCCTCCGTGCCTCACTCGCAGAGCGTGTCGCCGAACTCGCCCGGCTCTCGCCAGAATCAGACCCGAGCAGCCAACCACCCCACGACGCTCTCACAGCGTTCGCACGACTCACCGATCCCGTCAACTTCACCTCGATCGCCGTTCGATCGCTCAGAGAGAGCATACTCGCGCGATACGCCGCCTCCATCGACACGCAGTTCGCGGCACAGCCCCACACACGGGCACGTCTCCTCCAGCAACTCGCCGAAACCATGAACACGCTCGGGCTCTACAACGATGCAGAGCCGACGCTCCGCACCGCGCTCGAACTCCGACGCGAGACCTTCGGCGAGAACCACCCCGACACACTCCAATCGCTCCACGCCCTCGGCTCATTGCTCAGCACCCTCGGACGCAACGACGAAGCCGTCGAGATCCTCAAAGACGCCCACGCACGCCGTGCGGCTCTCTTCGGCCGCGATCACCAGCTCACGCTCCGAACCGGCACAAGTCTCGGCGGCGCATATCGCAGACTGGGCAACCTCGATGAGGCCCACCGCGTCTGGAGCGAGACGCTCCGCTCGCAGCGTATCGTCCTCGGTGACGACCACCCCGACACCCTGCGAACCCTCAACAACGTCGGCATCGTCCTCGCGATGCAGAACCGGCCCGAAGATGCCGAAGCGTGCTGGCGCGAACTGCTCGAACGCCGCCGGCGCACCCTCGGCGAAGACCACCCCGAGTATCGCAGCGCGATGAGCAATCTCGGCGTCCTGCTCCAGGATCAGGGCAAGTTCTCCGAAGCCCGAGAACTCATGGAGCACGCACTCGCCTCCGATCGCCGCACCTACGGCGACACGCACAAACACACACTGGTCGCGATCGCGCAGCTCGCCTCTTTGCTCATCGCCTCCGGCGATCTGCCGGGAGCTGAGACGCTCCAACGCGAGTGCTACGCAGGGCGAGTCGCGACCCTCGGCCCCGAGCATCCAGACACCCTCCGCGCTCTCGCTTCACTCGGCGCGATCCTCAACGCCCGAGGCGACAAAGCCCAGGCGATCGAGCACATCGCACGAGCGCACGATCTCCAACGCAGCACCCTCGGAGAGTCGCACCCCGACACCATCGAGTCCGCGAATCTCCTCGCAGGCATCACCAACGCCCCAGCCGACGCTCCCAGCGAACCCCAAGCCACACCCTCCGGCTGA
- a CDS encoding sigma-70 family RNA polymerase sigma factor, whose protein sequence is MSHTPADKAPSEITLLLHAASSGQRDDLDALMAAIYQDMRRLAASHMSGERRDHTLSPTALVHEAYVKLIDQRSTDWKDRLHFFAIASRVIRRILIDHARARDAEKRGGPGSRNAAGSADRTLIRLVDHDIASPERDVDLIALDEALQELAALDEQQARIVELRYFGGCTVEEIAELLGIGKRTVDRDWQAARAWLFVRLSDDEGSPRDSGGPPHGP, encoded by the coding sequence ATGAGCCACACACCCGCGGACAAAGCACCCTCTGAAATCACCCTGCTGCTCCACGCCGCTTCTTCCGGGCAGCGGGACGATCTCGACGCGCTCATGGCCGCCATCTATCAGGACATGCGACGGCTCGCCGCATCACACATGAGCGGCGAGCGACGCGATCACACACTCAGCCCGACCGCGCTCGTCCACGAAGCCTACGTGAAACTCATCGACCAACGCAGCACCGACTGGAAAGACAGGCTCCATTTCTTCGCCATCGCCTCCCGCGTGATCAGGCGCATCCTCATCGACCACGCCCGCGCACGCGACGCCGAAAAGCGTGGCGGCCCCGGCAGCCGAAACGCCGCAGGCAGCGCAGACCGCACGCTCATCCGACTCGTAGACCACGATATCGCCTCTCCCGAGCGCGATGTTGACCTCATCGCCCTCGACGAGGCACTCCAGGAACTCGCAGCCCTCGACGAGCAGCAGGCAAGGATCGTTGAACTCCGCTACTTCGGCGGCTGTACCGTCGAAGAGATCGCCGAACTCCTCGGCATCGGCAAACGCACCGTCGATAGAGACTGGCAGGCCGCCCGCGCTTGGCTCTTCGTCAGACTCTCCGACGACGAGGGCTCCCCACGCGACAGTGGAGGCCCGCCGCATGGACCCTGA
- a CDS encoding transposase — protein sequence MDNASWRVLAASVRKLDRSPRGGRFTFTDADIVLTFLWAVLHRRPTSWACRRDAWPLWRRGRLPSPSRMSRRLRTTSVQALLAAAEAENLVSASGALVLALDGKALRVASHSGDRTATFGAWGLRGYKLHAICDLAGSIVSWRLTPMHCHEAVMAKRMMRDMELNGYVLADSNYDSVKLYELCACKGGQLVVPRKDCRVGRGVRRSGTHPDRRRAIDMLEQSMTGFGRGLLSLRRVIERVFARLEMTHHVGLIPPHVRGIERVRRWIQAIIILDRHTQAMKR from the coding sequence ATGGACAACGCGAGTTGGAGGGTGTTGGCGGCGAGCGTGCGGAAGCTGGATCGGAGCCCGCGTGGCGGTCGCTTCACCTTCACCGATGCGGACATCGTGCTGACCTTTCTCTGGGCCGTCTTGCACCGACGACCCACCTCCTGGGCGTGCCGACGCGATGCATGGCCGTTGTGGCGGCGTGGTCGATTGCCCTCGCCAAGCAGGATGAGCCGGCGGCTGAGAACCACCAGCGTCCAGGCGTTACTTGCCGCGGCGGAGGCGGAGAATCTGGTCTCTGCATCGGGAGCGTTGGTGCTGGCTCTTGACGGCAAGGCCCTGCGCGTCGCCTCGCACTCCGGAGACCGGACCGCGACCTTCGGCGCATGGGGACTGCGCGGCTACAAGCTCCATGCGATCTGCGATCTCGCGGGCTCGATCGTCTCCTGGCGTCTCACGCCCATGCACTGCCATGAAGCAGTGATGGCCAAGCGGATGATGCGAGACATGGAGTTGAACGGGTATGTGCTGGCCGACTCGAACTACGACAGCGTGAAGCTCTATGAACTCTGCGCGTGCAAGGGCGGACAACTGGTGGTTCCGCGGAAGGACTGCCGCGTGGGTCGCGGCGTGCGGCGGTCCGGAACGCATCCGGACCGCCGTCGAGCCATCGACATGCTGGAGCAGAGCATGACGGGCTTCGGCAGGGGCCTGCTGTCACTCCGGCGCGTGATCGAGCGTGTGTTTGCACGCCTGGAAATGACCCACCATGTGGGGCTTATCCCGCCGCACGTGCGCGGCATCGAGCGGGTCCGTCGATGGATCCAAGCCATCATCATCCTTGATCGACACACACAGGCAATGAAGCGATGA
- the pheS gene encoding phenylalanine--tRNA ligase subunit alpha → MLAEIESIESGALAELAAASDADTLESWRQAYIGPKGKLKALMPRLKDVPPADKPAVGQRLNALKSTLESAFDSRKAALGAGAAAASGPMIDLSEPGLLRSETVARRHIITRVRDELVDVFACMGFQVADGPELEDDEHNFIKLNIPPNHPAREPIDNFYVDDPRTTTRPRMLRSQTSTVQIRTMERMIAERSGPPIKIVSPGRVYRPDTVDATHSFMFHQIEGLYIDRGVTMQDLKSTLLHFARAYFGPNADVRLRPSFFPFTEPSAEFDMKIRLRPDQPERWMELGGCGMVDPAVLQACGIDSEEWTGFAFGFGIERLAMGKYGIPDIRLLYQNDIRFLNQL, encoded by the coding sequence ATGCTCGCAGAGATTGAGTCGATCGAATCCGGCGCGCTCGCCGAGCTCGCCGCCGCCTCCGACGCCGACACGCTCGAATCCTGGCGCCAGGCATACATCGGCCCCAAGGGCAAACTAAAGGCCCTCATGCCCCGTCTGAAGGACGTGCCCCCGGCCGACAAGCCCGCTGTCGGACAGCGTCTCAACGCGCTGAAGTCCACGCTCGAATCCGCCTTCGATTCGCGAAAGGCCGCGCTCGGCGCAGGAGCCGCCGCAGCCTCAGGCCCGATGATCGATCTCAGCGAGCCCGGCCTGCTCCGCTCAGAGACAGTCGCCCGCCGCCACATCATCACGCGCGTCCGCGACGAACTCGTCGATGTCTTCGCCTGCATGGGCTTCCAGGTCGCCGACGGACCGGAACTCGAAGACGACGAGCACAACTTCATCAAGCTCAACATCCCCCCGAACCACCCAGCCCGCGAGCCCATCGACAACTTCTACGTCGACGATCCCCGCACAACGACACGCCCTCGCATGCTCCGCTCCCAGACCTCGACCGTGCAGATCCGAACGATGGAGCGCATGATCGCCGAACGCAGCGGTCCACCCATCAAGATCGTCTCACCCGGACGCGTCTATCGCCCCGACACCGTCGACGCGACCCACTCCTTCATGTTCCACCAGATCGAAGGGCTCTACATCGACCGGGGCGTCACCATGCAGGACCTCAAGTCCACGCTCCTGCACTTCGCTCGCGCCTACTTCGGGCCGAACGCCGACGTCCGCCTCCGCCCCTCCTTCTTCCCCTTCACCGAACCCTCCGCCGAGTTCGACATGAAGATCCGCCTCCGACCCGACCAGCCCGAACGATGGATGGAACTCGGCGGCTGCGGCATGGTCGATCCCGCCGTCCTGCAAGCGTGCGGCATCGATTCCGAAGAGTGGACGGGCTTCGCCTTCGGATTCGGCATCGAACGGCTGGCCATGGGCAAATACGGCATCCCGGATATCCGCCTGCTCTACCAGAACGACATCCGGTTCCTCAACCAGTTGTAG
- a CDS encoding 50S ribosomal protein L17, whose product MRHRKAGYKLGRTTAHRLSTLRNIAAGLFEHGQVTTTVPRAKAVQPFVEKIITLAKRGDLHSRRMVIAKLGGDRRGFEWLYLPKNASDAEKEHVEKLRDFSGQFFNLPESSQVERNRYGELRKAPKIVKHIFDNIAPRYQDRAGGYTRIVKLGRARLGDAGELCVIQLVGNEQGPEIGGKPSTRRRIADKRTAYAAKVRKEAASA is encoded by the coding sequence ATGCGCCATCGCAAGGCCGGATACAAGCTCGGCCGTACCACAGCCCACCGACTCTCGACCCTCCGCAACATCGCCGCGGGTCTCTTCGAGCACGGACAGGTCACCACCACCGTCCCCCGCGCCAAGGCCGTACAGCCCTTCGTCGAGAAGATCATCACGCTCGCAAAGCGTGGAGACCTTCACTCTCGACGCATGGTCATCGCCAAGCTCGGTGGCGACCGTCGCGGCTTCGAGTGGCTCTACCTCCCCAAGAACGCATCCGACGCCGAGAAGGAGCACGTCGAAAAGCTCCGCGACTTCTCCGGCCAGTTCTTCAACCTGCCCGAGTCCAGCCAGGTCGAGCGAAACCGCTACGGCGAGCTCCGCAAGGCACCGAAGATCGTCAAGCACATCTTCGACAACATCGCACCTCGCTACCAGGATCGCGCGGGTGGCTACACCCGCATCGTCAAGCTCGGACGCGCACGCCTCGGCGATGCCGGTGAACTCTGCGTCATCCAGCTCGTCGGAAACGAGCAAGGCCCGGAGATCGGCGGCAAGCCCAGCACCCGCCGCCGCATCGCAGACAAGCGCACCGCCTACGCCGCCAAGGTCCGCAAGGAAGCCGCTTCCGCCTGA
- a CDS encoding DNA-directed RNA polymerase subunit alpha, producing MRVRWRGLELPTRVAPDSKFRSEVYGRFTVEPFERGFGTTIGNSLRRVLLSSLEGAAVTAVKIKGATHEFTSLPGVMEDVTDIILNVKNLVVRMDSDEPKTLRLAAQGPGDVTADLIEGDPSVTIVNKDLVIATLTSEVDFEMELHVAKGRGYVPATEQYGKADEQEIGLIHVDAIYSPVQRVRYKVEDTRVGQRTNYDKLTIEIWTNGTISSDMAMVEAAKILRKHLNPFVQYFELGSDRVSDEAAAAAGVDEELIRKLNTPVSELDLSVRASNCLESARIEHVAQLVTQTDTDLLKLRSFGRTSLREVKRKLQDIGLDLGIALPEGYSPPQK from the coding sequence ATGCGGGTTCGTTGGCGCGGGCTTGAATTGCCCACACGTGTTGCTCCCGATTCCAAGTTCCGCAGCGAGGTCTACGGCCGGTTCACGGTCGAGCCGTTCGAACGCGGCTTCGGCACAACCATCGGAAACTCACTCCGTCGCGTCCTCCTCTCCTCGCTCGAAGGTGCCGCCGTCACCGCCGTCAAGATCAAGGGCGCAACCCACGAGTTCACCTCCCTCCCCGGCGTCATGGAAGATGTCACCGACATCATCCTCAACGTCAAGAACCTCGTCGTCCGCATGGACTCCGACGAGCCCAAGACCCTCCGCCTCGCGGCCCAGGGCCCCGGCGATGTCACCGCCGACCTGATCGAGGGCGACCCCTCCGTCACCATCGTCAACAAAGACCTCGTCATCGCCACGCTCACCAGCGAGGTCGATTTCGAGATGGAACTCCACGTCGCCAAGGGCCGCGGATACGTCCCCGCGACCGAGCAGTACGGCAAGGCCGACGAGCAGGAAATCGGCCTTATCCACGTCGACGCGATCTACTCCCCTGTCCAGCGCGTCCGCTACAAGGTCGAGGACACACGCGTCGGACAGCGCACCAACTACGACAAGCTCACGATCGAGATCTGGACCAACGGCACCATCTCCTCCGACATGGCCATGGTCGAGGCCGCCAAGATCCTCAGAAAGCACCTCAACCCCTTCGTCCAGTACTTCGAACTCGGCTCCGACCGCGTCTCCGACGAGGCCGCCGCAGCCGCCGGAGTCGACGAGGAACTCATCCGCAAGCTCAACACCCCCGTGTCGGAGCTCGACCTCTCCGTCCGGGCCTCCAACTGCCTCGAGTCGGCACGCATCGAGCACGTCGCACAGCTCGTTACCCAGACCGACACCGATCTCCTCAAACTCCGCTCCTTCGGCAGAACATCCCTCCGAGAGGTCAAGCGCAAGCTCCAGGACATCGGCCTGGACCTCGGCATCGCCCTCCCCGAGGGGTACTCGCCGCCTCAGAAGTAA
- the rpsK gene encoding 30S ribosomal protein S11, translated as MAKKVKKIRKNVVRGIAHVRATQNNTIVTITDMNGEALAWDSAGTIGFKGTRKSTPFAATRAGEQCGQKVRKIGMTEVEVRITGAGAGRESAVNGLVSTGLRVTAIEDRTPVPHNGCRPRKRRRV; from the coding sequence ATGGCCAAGAAGGTCAAGAAGATTCGCAAGAACGTCGTTCGTGGCATCGCCCACGTTCGCGCGACGCAGAACAACACCATCGTCACCATCACCGACATGAACGGCGAGGCCCTCGCGTGGGACTCCGCCGGAACCATCGGATTCAAGGGCACTCGCAAGAGCACCCCCTTCGCAGCCACGCGTGCCGGTGAGCAGTGCGGCCAGAAGGTCCGCAAGATCGGCATGACCGAGGTCGAGGTCCGCATCACCGGCGCAGGCGCCGGACGCGAATCCGCCGTCAACGGCCTTGTCTCCACAGGCCTCCGCGTCACCGCCATCGAAGACCGCACGCCCGTTCCCCACAACGGCTGTCGTCCTCGCAAGCGCCGCCGCGTCTGA
- the rpsM gene encoding 30S ribosomal protein S13, with the protein MPRIAGIDVPDRKKILYALQYIHGIGPKFAADILAEAGVDGDVRANEVTETAIAQINAIIDGGYLVEGALRRQVQQNVQRLKDIKSYRGERHRKGLPARGQRTRSNARTRKGRKKTVAGKKSVKAK; encoded by the coding sequence GTGCCCCGTATCGCAGGTATTGACGTTCCGGATCGCAAGAAGATCCTCTACGCCCTCCAGTACATCCACGGGATCGGCCCCAAGTTCGCCGCAGACATCCTCGCAGAAGCGGGTGTCGATGGTGACGTGCGCGCCAACGAGGTCACCGAGACCGCCATCGCGCAGATCAACGCGATCATCGACGGCGGCTATCTCGTCGAGGGTGCCCTCCGTCGCCAGGTCCAGCAGAACGTGCAACGCCTCAAGGACATCAAGTCCTACCGAGGCGAGCGCCACCGCAAGGGCCTTCCCGCCAGAGGCCAGCGCACCCGCTCCAACGCCCGCACTCGCAAGGGTCGCAAGAAGACCGTCGCCGGCAAGAAGAGCGTCAAGGCCAAGTAA
- the rpmJ gene encoding 50S ribosomal protein L36, with protein sequence MKVRSSVKRVCGSCQIVRRKGKVRVICKAEPKHKQVQG encoded by the coding sequence ATGAAGGTTCGGTCGAGTGTCAAGAGAGTCTGTGGCAGCTGCCAGATCGTTCGCCGCAAGGGCAAGGTCCGGGTCATCTGCAAGGCGGAACCCAAGCACAAGCAGGTTCAGGGCTGA